The DNA window GAGGGCGTGTTCCTCGCCGAGGGCGATACTACGGACGATACGTTCGCGCGCTTGAAGAAGCTTGGCGTCCGCCTCGCGCTCGACGATTTCGGCACCGGCTACAGCTCGCTCGGCTATTTGAAGAAAGCTCCGTTCGACAAGATCAAGATCGATCAGAGCTTCGTCCGCGGCGCCGCCTCGGCCACCAACCGCAACGCAGCGATCATCCGCGCCATCGTGACGCTTGCCGAAACGCTCGGCATGGACACGTGCGCCGAGGGCGTGGAGACGCACGACGACCTGCAGCTGATCCGCGAACTCGGCGTCAGCATGGTCCAGGGCTATATCTTCGGGAAACCCACCGAAGCGGCGACTGCACGCGAGCTGGCCAACAGTGCCACCGTCGAAGCCGACGGCTTCGCGTGCAGCCGCGAGCCGCGCCATCGCCTAATGCGCCGCGCCGTGACTTGCATCGACGGGCTCACCGTAGAGGTGAAGCTGCGCAACATTTCGTCGATGGGCGCGCTGGTCGAAACGCCCGCCGCGGTCGCGCCTGGGACCGAGCTGGCGATCGATATCGTCGGCGTCGGGCCGGTGCGGGGCGTGGTTCGCTGGTCGCAAGCCGGCAAGTTCGGCGTCCAGTTCGGCCAGCAGTTCGACCTCGCCCGCCTCGCCCCGAAGAAGGAGAAGCGCAGCGAGGTCACGATGCTGCGGCCCTGGTACGTCGACCAGCAGCGCGAGGCGAGCTAGCCGCTAGCGCGCCGCCATGCGTCGCGCCTGCCCACGGTCCTTGCCGTAGAAATCGTCGAAATAGACGATCGACGTCCCGCTCGGCACTGCGGTCAGATAGGTGATGTAGATCGGCACCGGCTGCGGCAGGTTGACCTTCTGTTCGGGCCGGGCACCCTGTGCCTTCGGGGCCCTGCCGTTGAACAGCCAGCGCGCGAACCGCGGCGCATCCTCGAGCCGGACGCAGCCATTGCTCTGAAGCCTGGCAGCCTCCTCGATCTTCTCGCGCTCCGGCGTGTCGTGGAGCCAGATGCCCTGCGAATTGGGGAACATGAACTTCATCCGCCCCATCGAGTTCGCCGGTCCGGGCTTCTGGCGAAGGCGAGCCTGGATGCGGCCCTGCTGAACCGCGCGCCAGTCGATCGACATCGGGTCGATCACCCGCGCATGGTCCGACCAGTCGGACAGCAGCTCATAGCCCCGCTTGGAGAAGTAGGAGCGCCCTTCCTTGAGGATGGTCGGCGCGAGCTTCTTAGCCGTGATGTCCGCCGGCGAATTCCAGTAGGGATTGAGCGCGATGTATCGCATGTAGGCGTTCATCATCGGCGTCTGCGCGATCGGGTCCGGGCGCCCGGCGACGACGCGCATGGAATCCACGACCTGGCCGTCCTCATACATGTAGAGGCGCGCTGCCGGAGGATTGACGATCACGTAACGGCCGTGCGCCGCCGGAAGGGCGCGTGCGCGCTCGAGATTGAGTTCGAGCAGCCGGCGCTGCCCCTCGCCATTGTACATGCGGCCGGCGATCGCCGCGCGCAGCTTGGCGTAGATTGGGCTCATCCAGCCCAT is part of the Sphingomicrobium sp. genome and encodes:
- a CDS encoding L,D-transpeptidase family protein, with product MTFFRGALPLSGIAAVAVAGAAISLPIALAEAPAVAAAPSVAGGVADFYRARGGRSLWFSPGSGAAAQQLVALLATAQADRLNPRRYNVRALTRAVADARANPAAAQRADMMLSEAFVAYARDQKHDPNVGIVYVDPELRPAPPSAMELLSAAARAPSLSDYVQNMGWMSPIYAKLRAAIAGRMYNGEGQRRLLELNLERARALPAAHGRYVIVNPPAARLYMYEDGQVVDSMRVVAGRPDPIAQTPMMNAYMRYIALNPYWNSPADITAKKLAPTILKEGRSYFSKRGYELLSDWSDHARVIDPMSIDWRAVQQGRIQARLRQKPGPANSMGRMKFMFPNSQGIWLHDTPEREKIEEAARLQSNGCVRLEDAPRFARWLFNGRAPKAQGARPEQKVNLPQPVPIYITYLTAVPSGTSIVYFDDFYGKDRGQARRMAAR